A genomic window from Thermovenabulum gondwanense includes:
- the recR gene encoding recombination mediator RecR, with the protein MSYYAKPIARLIDELSKLPGIGPKTAQRLTYHILKLSRERVKKLAEALLDVKDSIIYCSVCGNFTEKDPCDICENPYREKGVIMVVEEPKDVVAIEKTREYRGLYHVLHGALSPLEGIGPDDIRIKELLGRVGQGVKEVILATNSDVEGEATALYIAKLLKPMGVKVTRIAHGIPMGGDLDYADEVTLSKALEGRREIG; encoded by the coding sequence ATGTCTTATTATGCTAAACCGATTGCAAGACTCATAGACGAGCTTTCAAAACTTCCCGGGATTGGACCCAAGACCGCCCAGAGGCTTACCTATCACATATTGAAGCTTTCCAGGGAGAGGGTTAAAAAACTTGCCGAAGCCCTTTTGGATGTTAAGGATTCAATAATTTACTGTTCGGTTTGCGGAAATTTTACCGAGAAAGACCCCTGCGATATTTGCGAAAATCCTTACAGGGAAAAGGGCGTAATAATGGTGGTGGAGGAGCCCAAGGATGTGGTGGCAATTGAGAAAACCCGGGAGTACCGGGGACTTTACCACGTGCTTCACGGAGCCCTTTCCCCTTTGGAGGGCATAGGCCCGGACGATATACGCATTAAAGAGCTTTTGGGAAGGGTAGGGCAGGGAGTAAAAGAGGTAATCCTTGCTACTAATTCGGATGTAGAAGGGGAAGCCACTGCACTTTATATTGCAAAGCTTTTAAAACCGATGGGGGTAAAGGTGACAAGGATTGCTCACGGAATACCCATGGGCGGCGATTTGGACTACGCCGATGAGGTAACCCTTTCAAAGGCGCTGGAAGGCAGAAGGGAAATAGGATGA
- the dnaX gene encoding DNA polymerase III subunit gamma/tau has translation MTYLALYRKYRPSNFDEIVGQRPIVRVLKNQLKSGKIGHAYLFCGMRGTGKTSTARVFAKALNCEKGPTDNPCGVCRNCLAFQNGSFMDIVEMDAASHRGIDDIRDLREKVNFPPSQGRYRVYIIDEVHMLTQEAFNALLKTLEEPPKHTVFILCTTEPNKLPATILSRCMRFDFKRVSLGDIAEHLKRISQKQGLRVDDRAVKLIARHSQGSIRDSLSLLDKASGTGSEVITYEDVLEILGAVEDEVFIRIALAVKEGNPGEVLTVIEGVFEKGKDINRFVEDLMYFFRNLLLLLIKCPPELIDLPLEEILKLKEIASKYKKEEILQILDILKAAANEVKWTAVPRIVLESALVKLTMLSPPVSVQKEYIKSEGENKAGCDKERDAQHEKNQDVAEREKEKEKKEDPKEDKKSGRSASKTEEKEGEEEKTKKKEDEALELIKAKWQDVVDFLSKNGKMLLTSMITSFKVLPEKMQKNHLTLSAQEASQGQLDFIKSQKKLIEEAIKIITGLEVNVQDVKIKGTEGKKEREMDDDLVENVIKLFGKDIVEIKED, from the coding sequence TTGACCTATTTAGCACTTTACAGAAAGTACAGACCTTCAAATTTTGACGAAATAGTGGGGCAAAGGCCCATAGTGAGGGTTTTAAAAAATCAGCTTAAATCCGGGAAAATAGGACATGCCTATCTTTTTTGCGGTATGAGGGGGACCGGGAAAACCAGCACCGCCAGGGTATTTGCTAAGGCTTTGAACTGCGAAAAGGGGCCTACCGACAACCCCTGCGGAGTTTGCAGAAACTGTTTGGCCTTTCAAAACGGCTCCTTTATGGATATAGTGGAAATGGACGCCGCTTCCCACCGGGGGATAGATGACATAAGGGATTTGAGAGAAAAGGTAAATTTCCCTCCATCCCAGGGAAGATACCGTGTATATATTATCGATGAGGTGCATATGCTGACCCAGGAGGCTTTCAATGCCCTTTTAAAGACCCTGGAAGAACCGCCCAAACATACGGTTTTTATCCTGTGCACCACAGAGCCGAATAAGCTTCCCGCTACCATCCTATCCCGATGTATGAGATTTGATTTCAAAAGAGTATCTCTCGGGGATATCGCGGAGCATTTAAAAAGGATTTCTCAAAAGCAGGGCTTAAGGGTGGACGACAGGGCAGTAAAATTAATTGCGCGGCATTCGCAGGGGTCTATAAGGGATTCCCTGAGCCTTCTTGATAAAGCTTCGGGCACAGGCAGCGAAGTGATTACCTATGAAGATGTGCTGGAAATATTAGGAGCGGTGGAAGATGAAGTTTTTATAAGGATTGCTCTGGCGGTAAAGGAAGGGAACCCCGGGGAAGTTTTGACGGTAATTGAAGGTGTTTTTGAAAAAGGGAAGGATATTAACAGGTTTGTGGAAGATCTAATGTACTTTTTCAGGAACCTTCTTTTACTTTTGATAAAATGCCCCCCGGAGCTTATAGACCTGCCGCTGGAGGAAATACTTAAACTGAAAGAAATTGCGTCAAAATATAAAAAAGAAGAGATTTTGCAGATTCTCGATATATTAAAAGCCGCTGCCAATGAGGTTAAATGGACGGCAGTTCCCAGGATAGTACTTGAATCAGCCCTTGTAAAGCTTACCATGCTTTCTCCTCCAGTTTCGGTGCAAAAGGAATATATTAAGTCAGAAGGAGAAAATAAAGCAGGCTGTGATAAAGAAAGGGATGCCCAGCATGAAAAAAATCAGGATGTAGCGGAACGCGAAAAGGAAAAGGAGAAAAAGGAGGACCCAAAAGAGGATAAAAAATCCGGGAGAAGTGCGTCGAAAACTGAAGAAAAGGAAGGGGAAGAGGAGAAAACCAAGAAAAAAGAGGATGAAGCCTTAGAATTGATTAAAGCTAAGTGGCAGGATGTGGTGGACTTTCTCTCGAAAAACGGTAAAATGCTGCTCACCAGCATGATAACATCCTTTAAAGTATTACCGGAAAAGATGCAAAAAAATCACCTGACACTTTCGGCACAGGAGGCATCCCAGGGACAGCTGGATTTTATTAAGAGTCAGAAAAAATTGATTGAAGAAGCTATAAAAATCATTACCGGGTTGGAAGTAAACGTACAGGACGTAAAAATTAAGGGGACAGAGGGGAAGAAAGAAAGGGAAATGGATGACGATTTAGTAGAAAATGTGATAAAATTGTTCGGGAAAGACATAGTGGAAATAAAAGAGGATTAA
- a CDS encoding pro-sigmaK processing inhibitor BofA family protein, with translation MHVDIWAIAAYAFGLLMLYAIARILIAPVRLILKLIYNGIIGGILLVILNMLGAFFGIHIAVNPLTALIAGFLGVPGIILLLFIKYFF, from the coding sequence ATGCATGTGGATATATGGGCAATAGCAGCTTATGCCTTCGGGCTTTTAATGCTTTACGCTATTGCCAGGATTCTTATTGCTCCCGTTAGATTGATATTAAAATTGATTTACAACGGAATTATCGGAGGAATATTGCTTGTAATTTTAAATATGCTGGGAGCTTTTTTTGGGATTCATATAGCCGTAAATCCATTAACTGCACTGATTGCGGGTTTTCTCGGCGTGCCGGGAATTATTCTCCTTTTATTTATAAAATACTTCTTCTAA
- a CDS encoding 2-oxoacid:acceptor oxidoreductase family protein: protein MAKVLEIRWHARGGQGAKTAALMLAESVAEMGKYVQGFPEYGPERMGAPILAFNRISDEPIFVHSNVTNPNIVIVLDPTLLGKAKITDGVPEDGIYIINTSKTPQEIRKILGITTGKIFTIDATQISIETIGRPIPNTPMMGAFIRATGIIPFETFMEHMKEQLGKKFKSKSEVIEGNLKAIERAYMEVKSE, encoded by the coding sequence ATGGCAAAAGTGCTGGAAATCCGCTGGCATGCAAGAGGCGGACAGGGCGCTAAAACGGCCGCTTTAATGCTTGCCGAATCAGTAGCGGAAATGGGAAAGTATGTACAGGGCTTCCCCGAATACGGGCCTGAAAGGATGGGTGCTCCCATTCTTGCTTTTAACAGAATTAGCGATGAACCTATTTTTGTCCACTCCAATGTTACAAACCCCAATATAGTAATTGTTCTTGACCCTACGCTTCTCGGAAAAGCCAAGATAACCGATGGGGTACCGGAGGATGGTATTTATATCATCAACACTTCCAAAACTCCGCAAGAGATAAGAAAAATACTGGGAATAACCACCGGCAAAATTTTTACCATCGATGCCACCCAGATTTCCATTGAGACCATTGGACGTCCCATACCCAACACACCGATGATGGGCGCATTTATAAGGGCAACGGGTATAATTCCCTTCGAGACCTTTATGGAGCATATGAAGGAACAGCTGGGGAAAAAATTCAAGTCCAAATCAGAAGTTATTGAAGGCAACCTGAAGGCCATAGAGAGGGCCTATATGGAGGTGAAGAGCGAATGA
- a CDS encoding YbaB/EbfC family nucleoid-associated protein — protein sequence MGNMGKLMKQVQKMQEEMLKLQEELKQRTVEATAGGGAVKAVANGKKELVEIKIEKDVVDPEDVEMLQDLILAAVNEALNKAEEMVSTEMGKLTGGLNIPGLF from the coding sequence ATGGGGAACATGGGTAAGTTGATGAAACAGGTTCAGAAAATGCAGGAAGAAATGCTCAAACTTCAGGAAGAGCTGAAACAAAGAACGGTGGAAGCTACGGCTGGGGGAGGAGCGGTTAAAGCCGTTGCCAACGGTAAAAAGGAACTGGTGGAAATTAAGATAGAAAAAGATGTGGTCGATCCTGAGGACGTGGAAATGCTTCAGGATCTGATCCTTGCCGCGGTAAACGAGGCTTTAAATAAAGCGGAGGAAATGGTATCCACGGAGATGGGTAAATTGACGGGAGGTTTAAACATCCCAGGGCTATTTTAA
- a CDS encoding SpoIID/LytB domain-containing protein — MKKNSQYFRLIIWLLILSIVSALFFTGCAARQKPKATPPPSSLKIPEKISRGENQEPELKVYVVKDKKVEQMKLEDYVTGVVAGEVENTWELETLAAQAILARTYVLEFVKDKGGSKYQGADISTDFEEAQAWNPDNINDNIKKAVQETRGMVVTYNGDFIKAWFHSHSGGMTATAKEGLNFKEEEPPYIQVVKSGDENVGPEGKKTWRYEFGKEEVRRLIKEKLGQDTGDIKEVAVLEKGPSGRAVKIKIGNAKVHGADLRMALDPMKMRSNLITSLKIEKDKIVMEGKGFGHGVGMSQWGANEMAKQGKKAEEIIKYYFKGVEIVKLWN, encoded by the coding sequence ATGAAGAAAAACAGTCAGTATTTTCGATTAATAATATGGCTTTTGATATTATCGATTGTATCCGCTCTATTTTTTACCGGATGCGCTGCAAGGCAAAAACCCAAGGCAACTCCACCTCCGTCGTCGCTGAAGATTCCGGAAAAGATAAGCAGAGGAGAAAACCAGGAGCCGGAGCTTAAAGTATATGTAGTAAAGGACAAAAAGGTAGAACAGATGAAATTGGAGGATTACGTAACGGGAGTCGTGGCAGGCGAAGTGGAAAACACCTGGGAATTGGAAACCCTTGCCGCCCAGGCAATTCTCGCAAGAACTTACGTATTAGAATTTGTAAAGGATAAAGGGGGATCAAAGTACCAGGGGGCGGACATTTCCACGGATTTTGAAGAAGCCCAGGCCTGGAATCCCGACAATATAAACGACAATATCAAAAAGGCAGTTCAAGAGACAAGAGGAATGGTAGTTACCTATAACGGAGATTTTATAAAAGCCTGGTTTCATTCACACAGCGGAGGTATGACCGCAACGGCAAAGGAAGGCTTAAACTTTAAAGAAGAGGAACCGCCCTATATACAGGTGGTGAAATCCGGCGATGAAAACGTGGGTCCTGAGGGGAAAAAAACCTGGAGGTACGAGTTCGGTAAGGAAGAGGTAAGAAGGCTTATTAAAGAAAAATTGGGCCAGGATACCGGTGATATAAAGGAAGTGGCGGTGCTGGAGAAAGGGCCTTCGGGAAGGGCGGTAAAAATAAAAATTGGGAATGCAAAAGTTCACGGTGCGGACCTCAGGATGGCTTTAGACCCAATGAAAATGAGGTCTAACCTTATTACCAGCTTGAAGATTGAGAAAGATAAGATAGTGATGGAAGGCAAGGGTTTTGGGCATGGAGTAGGAATGTCCCAGTGGGGAGCCAATGAAATGGCAAAACAGGGCAAAAAGGCGGAGGAAATTATAAAATACTATTTTAAAGGGGTTGAGATAGTTAAACTCTGGAATTAA
- a CDS encoding S1 RNA-binding domain-containing protein: MALEVGQIVEGKVTGITKFGAFVELSEGVTGLVHISEVADNYVKDVREYLNYNDVVKVKIIAISEDGKISLSIRKLKENNRNASRKMSAQSFEEKLAKFLKESEERQQDLKKYEAKRGAGSGSRRRAY, encoded by the coding sequence ATGGCTTTAGAAGTAGGCCAGATTGTGGAAGGAAAGGTTACAGGAATTACTAAATTTGGGGCTTTTGTAGAGCTATCCGAAGGGGTCACGGGTTTGGTGCATATTTCCGAGGTGGCAGATAACTACGTAAAGGATGTAAGGGAATATCTGAATTACAACGATGTGGTAAAGGTCAAAATCATCGCTATTTCCGAGGATGGGAAGATAAGTCTGTCAATCAGGAAATTAAAGGAAAACAACAGGAATGCCAGCAGGAAAATGTCAGCCCAGAGTTTTGAAGAAAAATTGGCAAAGTTTTTAAAGGAAAGCGAAGAACGTCAGCAGGACTTAAAAAAATACGAAGCAAAAAGGGGTGCTGGCAGCGGGTCGCGAAGAAGGGCATACTAA
- a CDS encoding 4Fe-4S binding protein: MTFNRNFGSGTRTGSVKPGMRWWEITRAGNIYSPGNSKEYETGDWRSIRPVWNKERCIHCLICWRYCPDSSIIAENGKFGEIDYMHCKGCGICAKVCPVNAIDMKPEDETEKVKEVGSDEN; the protein is encoded by the coding sequence ATGACCTTTAATAGAAATTTCGGCTCGGGAACCAGAACAGGCTCGGTAAAACCGGGAATGAGATGGTGGGAGATTACCCGGGCGGGTAATATTTACTCTCCCGGAAACTCCAAGGAATACGAAACGGGAGACTGGAGGTCCATACGCCCTGTATGGAATAAGGAAAGATGCATTCACTGCCTCATATGCTGGCGTTACTGCCCCGACTCTTCGATAATTGCGGAAAACGGAAAGTTCGGCGAGATCGATTACATGCACTGCAAGGGCTGCGGAATTTGCGCCAAGGTTTGCCCGGTAAATGCCATTGATATGAAACCGGAAGATGAAACGGAAAAGGTAAAGGAGGTCGGCTCTGATGAAAACTAG
- a CDS encoding Ppx/GppA phosphatase family protein, translating into MRACIDIGSNSVRLLVAEVNEKKVIPVFKKLTTTRLGSGVAKDGFLREEAVNSTIDAVKEYMGIAKNYGVKKVIAFATSAVREAKNRDEFLKRVKEALGMDVLVIPGEKEAVLSYKGARYGLGLKGKTAVIDIGGGSTEITYGEQIPEESRSFQMGAVRWTQRFLINDPPLKAEMEELCRAEKEMLMEFAQKIHAFSKGDLRAVAVGGTATTACAIKLGLSVYDWKKVHGQILSMEDVENSLKLLCSVPLAERQKIPGLMPERADIIIAGILILKNIMEMIDIDKVIVSEADLMDAILVEG; encoded by the coding sequence ATGAGGGCATGCATTGACATCGGTTCTAATTCGGTTAGGCTGCTTGTGGCAGAGGTTAACGAAAAAAAGGTAATACCCGTTTTTAAGAAGCTTACCACTACAAGATTGGGAAGCGGTGTGGCAAAGGACGGCTTTTTGAGGGAGGAAGCGGTCAATTCCACCATCGATGCCGTAAAAGAATATATGGGTATTGCAAAAAATTACGGGGTAAAAAAGGTAATAGCTTTTGCCACCAGTGCGGTGAGGGAAGCAAAAAACCGGGACGAATTCTTGAAAAGAGTAAAGGAAGCTCTTGGAATGGATGTTCTGGTAATACCCGGTGAAAAAGAGGCTGTGCTTTCTTACAAAGGGGCAAGGTACGGATTGGGTTTGAAGGGAAAGACTGCCGTTATAGATATAGGAGGAGGCAGTACGGAGATAACTTATGGAGAACAAATTCCTGAAGAGAGCAGAAGTTTTCAAATGGGTGCGGTAAGGTGGACCCAGAGGTTTTTAATAAATGACCCGCCTCTGAAGGCGGAGATGGAGGAGCTTTGCCGAGCAGAAAAAGAGATGTTAATGGAGTTTGCGCAAAAAATTCACGCATTTTCAAAAGGGGATTTACGGGCGGTGGCAGTAGGGGGCACCGCTACCACTGCCTGTGCTATAAAGCTTGGTCTTTCAGTATACGACTGGAAAAAGGTGCACGGTCAAATTCTATCAATGGAGGATGTGGAAAACTCCCTCAAATTGCTTTGCAGTGTTCCGTTAGCGGAAAGACAAAAAATCCCGGGCTTAATGCCCGAGAGAGCGGATATAATAATTGCGGGAATATTAATTCTAAAAAATATTATGGAAATGATCGATATAGATAAAGTTATTGTATCCGAAGCAGACCTGATGGATGCAATTCTGGTAGAAGGTTAA
- a CDS encoding thiamine pyrophosphate-dependent enzyme, whose protein sequence is MATLKELSKVPERLVGGHRLCAGCGHGVATRMVLNAVEENEHVVVGCATGCLEVATTIYPFTAWNCSFIHSAFENAGATISGVEAAYRALKKKGKLTENFKFIAFGGDGGTYDIGLQSLSGAMERGHNIVYVCLDNEAYMNTGIQRSSATPIGADTTTSPAGKVIPGKQQPRKDLTAIMAAHNIPYVGQAALSNWQDLYKKAKKAVEVEGPAFLNILSPCPRGWRYNTPEIMEISKLAVETRFWPLYEVEDGKWKLNYKPKKYVPIEEFLKPQGRFKHLFKPGNEHVIKAIQEDVDRRWLALLERCGETPELPPR, encoded by the coding sequence ATGGCAACGTTAAAAGAACTCTCAAAGGTCCCCGAGAGGCTTGTGGGAGGTCACAGGCTCTGTGCGGGATGCGGACACGGAGTTGCTACCAGGATGGTTTTAAACGCGGTGGAAGAAAACGAGCATGTGGTGGTGGGCTGCGCTACCGGATGCCTTGAAGTAGCTACTACCATATATCCTTTTACCGCGTGGAACTGCTCCTTTATCCACAGCGCTTTTGAAAACGCCGGTGCAACCATCAGCGGCGTTGAAGCTGCATACAGGGCTTTGAAGAAAAAGGGGAAATTGACGGAAAACTTTAAATTCATAGCTTTCGGCGGAGACGGCGGTACTTACGATATCGGACTTCAATCTCTTTCGGGCGCTATGGAAAGAGGGCACAACATAGTTTACGTATGCTTGGACAATGAGGCTTACATGAATACGGGTATTCAGCGCTCTTCAGCTACTCCCATAGGTGCCGATACCACTACGAGCCCTGCCGGCAAAGTGATACCAGGAAAACAGCAGCCCAGAAAGGACCTCACCGCTATTATGGCAGCCCACAACATACCCTATGTGGGTCAAGCGGCACTCAGCAACTGGCAGGACCTGTACAAAAAAGCAAAAAAGGCTGTAGAGGTTGAAGGTCCGGCATTTTTGAACATTTTGTCTCCCTGTCCCAGGGGTTGGCGCTACAACACCCCGGAAATTATGGAAATCTCGAAACTTGCGGTAGAAACCCGTTTCTGGCCTTTATACGAAGTTGAGGACGGAAAATGGAAGCTCAATTATAAACCCAAGAAATACGTCCCCATTGAGGAATTTCTGAAGCCTCAGGGAAGGTTCAAACACCTCTTCAAGCCGGGCAATGAGCACGTTATAAAAGCAATCCAGGAAGATGTGGACAGAAGGTGGCTTGCCCTTCTTGAAAGGTGCGGTGAAACTCCTGAACTTCCTCCCAGATAA
- the yabQ gene encoding spore cortex biosynthesis protein YabQ has protein sequence MLEKEMDLMVLIFSFFSGFIQGMIFDIYRRIRRALNPGKIETALGDIIFWIFATLLIFALINTYLMGWVRGYFFAGFFTGFIIYLKTLSRFFIRLLIKLEKGLGLIARLPKRLIRKIRGVKAFKLTLKGIKNIRRILKKIKK, from the coding sequence GTGCTGGAAAAAGAAATGGATTTGATGGTTTTAATTTTTTCTTTTTTTTCCGGGTTTATTCAGGGGATGATATTTGATATTTACAGAAGGATCAGGAGGGCACTAAATCCCGGGAAAATAGAAACTGCACTGGGGGACATAATTTTCTGGATATTTGCCACCCTTTTGATTTTTGCCCTTATTAATACGTATTTAATGGGATGGGTCAGGGGATATTTTTTTGCAGGATTTTTTACCGGGTTTATTATTTACTTAAAAACTCTGAGCAGGTTCTTTATAAGGTTATTAATAAAGCTGGAAAAGGGGCTGGGCTTAATTGCAAGGCTGCCAAAACGTTTAATTAGAAAGATAAGGGGCGTCAAAGCGTTCAAATTGACCCTGAAAGGGATAAAAAATATTAGAAGAATTTTAAAAAAAATAAAAAAATAA
- the yabP gene encoding sporulation protein YabP, which produces MEEKVPGKHRLILQDRELLEISGVTNVDKFTESEILIDTVRGTLSIKGEKMHMKQLNLEVGNITIEGMIKQLTYAEDVKERERARGILQKLLR; this is translated from the coding sequence GTGGAAGAAAAGGTTCCCGGGAAGCACAGGTTAATCCTGCAGGACAGGGAGCTCCTTGAAATTTCGGGTGTAACAAATGTAGATAAATTTACCGAAAGCGAAATCCTTATTGATACGGTAAGGGGGACGTTAAGCATAAAAGGGGAAAAAATGCATATGAAGCAGTTGAACTTAGAAGTGGGCAATATAACAATTGAAGGGATGATAAAACAATTAACTTATGCGGAGGATGTGAAGGAAAGGGAAAGAGCCCGTGGCATCCTTCAAAAGCTCCTAAGGTAA
- a CDS encoding ATP-binding protein codes for MTIKINKQRCPQNHPCPSVRICPTGALTQKGFNAPEINKEKCIECMRCVSYCPTGAIALERKIQSK; via the coding sequence ATGACGATAAAGATAAACAAGCAAAGATGTCCGCAAAATCATCCGTGCCCGTCGGTGAGAATATGTCCCACGGGAGCGCTTACTCAAAAAGGATTTAATGCACCCGAAATTAATAAAGAAAAATGCATAGAATGTATGAGATGCGTTTCTTACTGCCCTACGGGCGCGATTGCCCTTGAAAGAAAAATTCAGTCAAAGTAG
- a CDS encoding YaaL family protein — translation MKGENKNNVLSWLSALFFEEVQDNNPNSDLLEELRKAKNEWMAAESYFESVSDPDLVEYAVYNIETAKRKYFYLLKKAKEEGITSGDVK, via the coding sequence GTGAAAGGGGAAAACAAAAATAACGTTTTATCCTGGCTTTCCGCATTATTTTTTGAAGAAGTCCAGGATAATAATCCAAATAGCGATCTTTTAGAAGAACTGCGGAAGGCCAAAAATGAGTGGATGGCAGCGGAAAGTTATTTTGAGAGCGTGAGCGATCCGGATCTGGTGGAATATGCCGTGTACAATATCGAGACGGCAAAAAGAAAATACTTTTATTTATTAAAAAAAGCCAAGGAAGAAGGAATAACCTCCGGTGATGTAAAATAA
- a CDS encoding FtsB family cell division protein, with protein MKRPRFRIRHFLLLLFVFYFVTTLIFQQLKFMELKREEQKLKESINEALQEREQLEKELSRLNDKSYIEKIAREQLRLVKPGEYIYIISDEDKKQ; from the coding sequence ATGAAAAGGCCCAGGTTCAGGATAAGGCATTTTTTACTTTTGCTGTTTGTTTTTTATTTCGTAACCACATTGATATTTCAACAGCTCAAATTTATGGAGCTGAAAAGAGAAGAACAAAAATTAAAAGAGAGTATAAACGAAGCACTTCAGGAGAGAGAACAGCTTGAGAAGGAACTTTCCCGTTTGAACGATAAGAGCTACATAGAGAAAATTGCCCGGGAGCAGTTAAGGCTGGTAAAGCCCGGCGAATATATTTACATTATCTCCGATGAGGACAAAAAACAATGA
- the porA gene encoding pyruvate ferredoxin oxidoreductase, producing the protein MKTRVALTGNEAVAHAMKQVNPDVVAAYPITPQTEIVQIFSSFVSNGQVDTEFVAVESEHSAMSAAIGAAAAGARAMTATSSQGLALMFEMVYIASSMRLPIVFPVVNRALSGPINIHCDHSDAMGLRDSGVIQLFSENAQEAYDNIIQAFRIAEHPDVRLPVMVNLDGFITSHAMDVLEVLDDETVKNFVGEYKPEDFLLNAKNPISMGNLDLYDFYFEHRRQQTASMEAAKDVIKEVGKEFAKISGREYGLLEKYHLDDAQVAVVVLNSAAGTAKGTCDELRKKGLKVGVLKPRVYRPFPHEEIKEALKNVKVIAVLDRAETFSTNGGPMFQEIRNTLYDLKGDIKVVNYIYGLGGRDLLVEHVEKVYNDLFDLKDGKSLNTVNYLGLRE; encoded by the coding sequence ATGAAAACTAGGGTTGCTCTTACCGGTAATGAAGCGGTAGCCCATGCCATGAAGCAGGTAAATCCTGATGTGGTAGCCGCCTACCCTATCACGCCTCAGACGGAAATAGTTCAGATATTCTCCAGCTTTGTGTCCAACGGGCAGGTGGATACCGAGTTTGTTGCGGTGGAAAGCGAGCACAGCGCCATGAGCGCAGCGATAGGCGCCGCTGCAGCGGGAGCCAGGGCAATGACCGCCACATCCAGCCAGGGCCTTGCACTCATGTTCGAAATGGTTTACATAGCCTCGTCCATGAGGCTTCCCATAGTATTTCCTGTTGTAAACAGGGCATTGAGCGGGCCTATTAACATCCACTGCGATCACAGCGATGCTATGGGCCTCAGGGATTCGGGCGTAATTCAGCTTTTTTCCGAAAATGCCCAGGAAGCTTACGACAACATTATACAGGCCTTTAGGATTGCGGAACATCCGGACGTAAGGCTTCCAGTAATGGTAAACCTGGATGGATTTATCACCAGCCATGCTATGGACGTTCTGGAAGTTCTGGATGATGAAACGGTAAAGAATTTTGTAGGAGAGTACAAGCCCGAAGATTTTCTATTGAATGCTAAAAACCCCATTTCTATGGGTAACTTGGACCTTTATGATTTTTACTTTGAACACAGGCGCCAGCAAACGGCGTCCATGGAAGCAGCCAAGGATGTTATTAAAGAAGTAGGAAAGGAATTTGCAAAAATCTCCGGAAGGGAGTACGGTCTTTTAGAGAAATACCATTTGGACGATGCCCAGGTAGCTGTGGTAGTGCTCAACTCCGCGGCGGGAACCGCAAAAGGCACATGTGATGAACTAAGAAAAAAGGGTTTGAAGGTTGGAGTCTTAAAGCCCAGGGTGTACAGGCCCTTCCCGCATGAAGAGATAAAAGAAGCGCTTAAAAACGTAAAAGTTATAGCGGTCCTGGACAGGGCGGAAACCTTCTCCACCAACGGTGGTCCCATGTTCCAGGAAATAAGAAATACGCTCTATGACCTTAAAGGCGATATAAAGGTAGTAAACTACATATACGGTCTTGGCGGAAGGGATCTTCTGGTAGAGCATGTGGAAAAGGTTTATAACGACCTTTTCGACCTAAAGGATGGAAAATCCCTGAACACGGTAAATTACCTCGGGCTAAGAGAGTAG